Within Cyanobium sp. AMD-g, the genomic segment CGGTGGCCGCCAGCCGGCTGCTGCACGCCGATCGACGTGAGCCCACCTGGCTGCTCCGCTGGATCGATCCCCCCCGCCGGGCCCTTGAGCGGCTGGAGGGCCCCTACGACCGGCTGCTGACCCGCGTGCTCGGCTGGCGGCGACGGGTGGTGGCTGGCCTGCTGCTGGGCCTGCTGCTCACGGGCTTGGCGCTGCAGCAACGGCCGACGGCCTTCATTCCCCAGGAGGACAGCGGCCAGCTCAGGGGTGTGGTGCTGCTCCAGGACGGCATCGCCCTGCCGCGCACCCAGAGGGTGATGGAGCAGGTGCGCGCGCTGGTGGCCGAAGAACCCCTGATGCGCTTCGCCAACTTCTACGCCGGTCGTTCCTTCGGGGACAGCTCGCCCAACAAGGGCATCTTCTTCCTGCGGCTGAAGCCCATCGAGGAACGGGGCGGCGCCGACCAGAGTGCGGCCGCCGTGGCCGAACGGCTCAACAAACGACTGCGCCAGACGATCACCGACGCCACGGTGATCGTGAGCGAATCTCCCACGGTGCGCGGCTTCAGCAGCGAGAGCGGGCTGGAGTTCGACCTGCTCGACACCAGTGGTGGCCGCCTGAACTTGGGGGAGTTCCAGCAGGAGGCGGAAGCGTTCATTGCGGCGGCCCGGGACACCGGCGCCTTCGAGCAGGTTGGCACCCGCTTCAGCGCCGACGCCCCCCTCCTGCGCCTCATCCCCGACAGGCTGCGCATGGCCTCGCTGCAGGTGGATCTCGATGAAGTGGTGAACGTGCTCGGGGCCAGCTTCGGCAGCGACTATGTCAACGACAGCTTCGAAGGTGACCAGGTGCGCAAGGTGATCGTCCAGCTCGACGGCAACGCCAGGCGGAACGCCGACGATGTGGTCTCCCTGCAGGTGCGCAACCGGGACGACCAGCTGATCCCCCTGGCCCAGGTCGTGCGGGTGGAGGCAGGCACCGGCCCCACCACCATCAACCACACCCGCCTGGTGCGCTCGATCAGCATTCGGGCCCAACCCGGCCCGGGGGTGAGCAGCGGCCAGGCCATCGCCCTTCTGGAGCAACTGCAGCGCGACCGGGGCAGCACCGCCACCGACCTGGAATGGGCGGGCCTGGCGCGGGAGGAGGCCAGGGCCGGTGGCGGCAATCTGCAGGTCTTCGCCCTGGCGGTGCTGGTGATGTTCCTGGTGCTGGCCGGTCTCTACGAGAACTTCGCCGATCCCTTGATCATCCTGGCGACGGTGCCGATGGGGGTGCTCGGAGGGGTGCTGGGTCTGGCGCTGCGGGGCCTGCCCCTGGATGTGTACGGCCAGATGGGCCTGCTGGTGCTGGTGAGCCTGGCGGCCAAGAACGCGATCCTGATCGTCGAATTCGCCAACCAGCGTCTGGCTGAGGGGATGCCCCTCGATGAGGCCGTGCACGGTGCTGCCGTTGCCCGTCTGCGGCCGATCCTGCTCACCGCCATTTCCTCCCTGGCGGGCTTTTTGCCCCTGCTGTTCGCCACCGGCGCCGGTGCCGCCAGCCGCACCAGCATCGGCACGGTGGTGTTCTTCGGCCTCCTGGTCGCGACGCTGCTCACCCTGTTCCTGGTGCCCACCCTCTACCGGATCATCAAGGGATGGGAGCTGAGCCTGGGAGCGGGCCGCCTGGGGGAACCGACCTAGGGATCGGGCCGCCAGGCCCCAGCCACGAACCGCTCCGGCTTCAGCCCCTGCTGGCGCAGCAGGGCGATCAACCCCTGCTCCCCCAGCAGGTGCATCAGCCCCACCACCACCAGCGTGTCGTCGGGGCGACGCAGGAGCTCCTGCACCGGTGCCACCCAGGCCTCATTGCGCCGGACCACCAGTCGCTGGTGCAGATCGGGGCGCTGGCGGTAGTCGCCGAGCAGCAGGGCATCGAGCCGGGTCAGGTCGCCGGCCCGCCAGGCGCCCTCGAGGGCCTCGAGCCTCGGCCCGACCGTGTCCAGTTCCTTCAGGGTGACCGCCAGCAGATCCAGCTGGTCCACCCGGCTCAGCCCGTCGAACAGCTCGAGCTGCTGGGCTGGCGTCTCCAGTCCGTCGATGGGCTTGCGGTCAGCGGCGGCCCTGGCCTGGAGCTGGCCCTCCACGCCGCTGTCCGGGGAGTAACCCCGCTGCAGGAACGCGGTGGAGGCCAGCAGCAGGGCCACGGCCCAGGGCTCGAAACGGTCGATGGCCGCCTCCGGCAGCCCCAGGCCCGCCAGCCGCGGCTGCAGGGCCCGCCAGGTCGCGGGCGGCAGGCCATCGCGCAGCGCATGGCCCTGGGAATCCATGGCGCGCCCCAGCAGCTCGCCGGCCAGGTCCGCCGGGCGGATGGCGTCCATGTCGAGCTCCATCACCAACCGCTCCGCCTCGCCATAGGCCTGGCCATAGGAGGGGGGCAGGGCGGCCCGGTCGCGGCGCAACTGGTGCAGGGAGCCGGCGATGAAGACGGTGCCGGCACCATCCCGCAACCTCCAGAGGGTGCCGACTTCGGCCGCCATCGCTGGAACGGCGGCCAGCAGCAGGGCCAGCACGGCCAGGGGGCGGCGCAGCGCCAGCGGGGGCATCGGCTGCGGCATCAACAACGTCTCCCGGACGCTAGCGACGGCACTTCGCGGCTCCGCAGGCTGGCCATGCTGATCAAGGCCTCCGCTGCCGATCCGTGCTGCTTGCTGCCTCCGAGCCGATCTGGTCGCTACCG encodes:
- a CDS encoding TraB/GumN family protein, with the protein product MPPLALRRPLAVLALLLAAVPAMAAEVGTLWRLRDGAGTVFIAGSLHQLRRDRAALPPSYGQAYGEAERLVMELDMDAIRPADLAGELLGRAMDSQGHALRDGLPPATWRALQPRLAGLGLPEAAIDRFEPWAVALLLASTAFLQRGYSPDSGVEGQLQARAAADRKPIDGLETPAQQLELFDGLSRVDQLDLLAVTLKELDTVGPRLEALEGAWRAGDLTRLDALLLGDYRQRPDLHQRLVVRRNEAWVAPVQELLRRPDDTLVVVGLMHLLGEQGLIALLRQQGLKPERFVAGAWRPDP
- a CDS encoding efflux RND transporter permease subunit, whose translation is MKSISDPFLRRPVLTLVLSLLVLLGGLISLPGLKVENLPPIAPGRVSVSASYPGASPEVVEQGVTSLLEKQFNGLERLDSIRSTSSANGSSISLSFEGGNPEINQINTQNEAAVVSRQLPAQVSRFGVQVRRTSDDLLMVLSFSASRDRYDDVFLSGWVDQVIRDRLQRVPGVGEVRLFGGSSLAFRLWLDPLRLEERDLTISEVRDALEEQNVLAALGQAGVSPAPDDQLVTLPLRMEGRLRTVQEFESLVVDRSTNGGVTLLKDVGRVSLGSENYESIATDLNGKTAVAVGIFQRDGSNALEVNQGVNDALQDLGSSFPPGVDLQVIVDEAASIRSSIDRTTASLREAVMLVFLVLLLGLGNSRLALISASAVPVALIGSLAVLRLTGDSINTLTLFGMVLASGLVVDDAIVVSEDIGRRLENGRPPLEAAREAMAELGGAVIATSLVLIVVFLPVLTLQGSLGRLYAPIALTIGGTIVFSTFNALTFTPVAASRLLHADRREPTWLLRWIDPPRRALERLEGPYDRLLTRVLGWRRRVVAGLLLGLLLTGLALQQRPTAFIPQEDSGQLRGVVLLQDGIALPRTQRVMEQVRALVAEEPLMRFANFYAGRSFGDSSPNKGIFFLRLKPIEERGGADQSAAAVAERLNKRLRQTITDATVIVSESPTVRGFSSESGLEFDLLDTSGGRLNLGEFQQEAEAFIAAARDTGAFEQVGTRFSADAPLLRLIPDRLRMASLQVDLDEVVNVLGASFGSDYVNDSFEGDQVRKVIVQLDGNARRNADDVVSLQVRNRDDQLIPLAQVVRVEAGTGPTTINHTRLVRSISIRAQPGPGVSSGQAIALLEQLQRDRGSTATDLEWAGLAREEARAGGGNLQVFALAVLVMFLVLAGLYENFADPLIILATVPMGVLGGVLGLALRGLPLDVYGQMGLLVLVSLAAKNAILIVEFANQRLAEGMPLDEAVHGAAVARLRPILLTAISSLAGFLPLLFATGAGAASRTSIGTVVFFGLLVATLLTLFLVPTLYRIIKGWELSLGAGRLGEPT